GCTTGTCCGGTGTGCGATGCGCCGAGACAACCTCGGCCTCATACCCTATCCCGAGCTTCTCAAGGGTCTCCGTGGCATGACACATGGTCTTCCAATCGGATGACGAACCCATGATCACGCCCACCAGAATCGTCATGATCTCACTCCACCATCCTTATGAGAACTTGTCAGCCCGCAAGATTTCCACATTGGATACGAACCATATGATCGCGTAGTTCGGAAAATAGTGCTCGACGAGGTGCCGCTCTATGGCTTCGGCGATTTTCTCACCGCAAATAATCTCTATACGGATGTTGGCCGCAAACTCGTGATGCGCGTCCCTTACACCACGCTCGCCCTTGCCTCTCGCGTCAGTAACCGTAAATCCATGAACTCCGAGCTGCTCGAGTTCCTTCGTCAATTTGTCTTCGATCAGAGCTTCAGTGACTATCGTGACAAGCTTGCGGGTAAACGTCTCCACTTTCTTTGACCTCCACTACTTCGGGGTAGCAAAAACAGAGCTACCTGGTTCATGAACACACATCACACTCATTTTATACCCGAGGGCCATGCAAATTTCTCGGCAGATATCGTTATGTTCCAGAATCTTTGTCATAAAAACAAGCGGCGTTTATCGCACGGCCCGCGCTTGCTTGGTGGGTTGCGCTTGCCGCACGTTTGAGCCGGTCGGCGACCGCCTCCCAATCTTTGAGCGCGGGAGGCGCCTCGACCAGAATCATATCGCATCGCATGTGATCGAGCTCGCGCATCGTGGCATAGAGCAGCCGGCCGTACTCCGCTGGCTCCGGAGAGATCATCACCCATGCGCATCCGGTTGCAACTTCATCTGAAGGCGCGGGAGTCCTGGCGATGACCCCAACTGAGCGCCCGAGGGAGATCAACTCCAGAACCTGCGTCACCAGCTCGGTGGAATCGACGAGATGCAAAGGCGTCTCGGGGGCGTAGTGGGCGGCGAGTGAGCCCGGGGTTTTCGGCGGCGCAGGCTCCCCCTCCCGACTGACGCAGCCGCCTCCTTCGGTGTAGCCCGCGTGCCCGAGCGCCGAGTCGATGTCCTCGGCGGTCACAGCGCCAAGCCGTAATATCTGCGGTCTTGCGGAGGTCAGATCGACTATCGTTGACTCGAGTCCCACCGCGCAAGGCCCGCCGTCAAGAATGTAATCGACCCGATCGCCGAATTCCTCGGCGACATGCTCGGCGCGGGTTGGAGAGATCTTCCCGAACCGGTTTGCCGACGGCGCTGCGACTCCTCCGCCGAACTCGGCTAAAACCTGCAGCGTCAGCGGGTGATTCGGAACTCGCAAGGCAATCGTATCCTGCCCCCCGGTAACCGCGTCGAGCACAGCAGGAACTCGCTTGAAGATCATGGTGAGCGGCCCTGGCCAGAATCGCGAAGCGAGTATGCGCGCGGCCGGCGAAATCTCGTCGGCCCACTGCGACAGCTTGTCAATCCCGCTGATGTGCACGATGAGGGGATGATCGGTGGGGCGGTTCTTGAGCGCGAAAATCTTCGCCACAGCCTCCGGGTTCAAGGCGTCGGCTCCGAGCCCGTACACGGTTTCCGTGGGTAGCGCGACGACTCCCCCTTTGCGTAATATCTCAACCGCTCTGGTCACATCTGATCTCATCTGGGGTATACTCTCCACCGCTGCGAACAATATTTGTTCGACGAGCATGAAATATATCTGGCCTCATGTCCAGATGCTCAATTCATATCAGGCAGGCAATTCATGCCCAAACGGGCAACGAAAAAGAAAGGCCTTTGGTATGGCCGGTAAAATACGTATAGGACTCCCTCGCGC
This genomic window from Actinomycetota bacterium contains:
- a CDS encoding threonylcarbamoyl-AMP synthase: MLVEQILFAAVESIPQMRSDVTRAVEILRKGGVVALPTETVYGLGADALNPEAVAKIFALKNRPTDHPLIVHISGIDKLSQWADEISPAARILASRFWPGPLTMIFKRVPAVLDAVTGGQDTIALRVPNHPLTLQVLAEFGGGVAAPSANRFGKISPTRAEHVAEEFGDRVDYILDGGPCAVGLESTIVDLTSARPQILRLGAVTAEDIDSALGHAGYTEGGGCVSREGEPAPPKTPGSLAAHYAPETPLHLVDSTELVTQVLELISLGRSVGVIARTPAPSDEVATGCAWVMISPEPAEYGRLLYATMRELDHMRCDMILVEAPPALKDWEAVADRLKRAASATHQASAGRAINAACFYDKDSGT
- a CDS encoding transcriptional regulator translates to METFTRKLVTIVTEALIEDKLTKELEQLGVHGFTVTDARGKGERGVRDAHHEFAANIRIEIICGEKIAEAIERHLVEHYFPNYAIIWFVSNVEILRADKFS